A window of Selenomonas ruminantium subsp. lactilytica TAM6421 contains these coding sequences:
- a CDS encoding ZIP family metal transporter, producing the protein MLSVEIMQGLLIPFLGTTLGAACVMVAASIWSLLIPAMEGSAAMGKLAFVPAVVGFWVGTLFLLILDHLIPHLHMDAHEAEGPKCSLPKTAMLVLAVTLHNIPEGMAVGVVFAGWLAGNADITLSGALALSIGIAIQNFPEGAIISLPLRAEGMSKHKSFISGMLSGIVEPIGAILTILAATYVLPVLPYLLAFAAGAMIYVVVEELIPEMSAGEHSDIGVLTFALGFTLMMTLDVALG; encoded by the coding sequence ATGTTATCCGTTGAAATCATGCAGGGACTGCTGATTCCCTTTCTGGGAACCACATTAGGTGCCGCCTGCGTCATGGTGGCGGCTTCCATCTGGAGCCTGTTGATTCCTGCCATGGAAGGCAGCGCCGCCATGGGCAAACTGGCTTTTGTGCCTGCGGTGGTGGGCTTTTGGGTGGGAACCTTGTTCCTGCTCATACTGGACCATCTGATCCCACATCTGCATATGGATGCCCATGAAGCCGAAGGCCCTAAATGCAGCCTGCCCAAGACCGCTATGCTGGTGCTGGCAGTAACGCTCCATAACATCCCCGAAGGTATGGCGGTAGGCGTGGTATTCGCCGGCTGGCTGGCGGGCAACGCCGATATCACCTTGAGCGGGGCCTTGGCTCTGTCCATCGGTATCGCCATCCAGAATTTCCCCGAAGGTGCCATCATCTCCCTGCCTCTGCGGGCGGAGGGCATGAGCAAGCATAAGTCCTTTATCAGCGGGATGCTCTCCGGCATCGTGGAGCCAATCGGCGCTATCCTGACCATCTTAGCCGCAACCTATGTCCTGCCCGTCCTGCCATACCTCTTAGCTTTCGCCGCCGGTGCCATGATTTACGTGGTGGTGGAAGAACTCATCCCCGAAATGTCAGCAGGCGAGCATAGCGATATCGGCGTGCTGACATTTGCCTTGGGTTTTACACTGATGATGACCTTGGATGTGGCCTTGGGATGA
- a CDS encoding ABC transporter ATP-binding protein has translation MEKELLRLERVNKSYDGRKILEDLDLTIHENEFVTLLGPSGCGKTTILRMIGGFETPDSGKIWFDGQDITNLQPEKRQVNTVFQKYSLFSHMDVAENIAFGLKLKGKSASYIRDKIKYALKLVNLDGYEHARVTQMSGGQQQRIAIARAIVNEPKVLLLDEPLSALDLKLRQNMQRELVKIKRELGITFVFVTHDQEEALSMSDTVVVMNQGWIQQIGTPENVYNEPENAFVADFIGDSNIIDGIMVRDKLVHLLGKDIPCINTGFGENVPVDVQIRPEDIQICAPADGQFTGIIKQVIFKGTVYDITIEAGGFEWLVQTITGHEQGKEVGIRLAASNIQIMAKPASEDEEAVSDE, from the coding sequence ATGGAAAAAGAACTCTTGCGTCTTGAACGCGTAAATAAAAGTTATGATGGTCGGAAAATATTGGAAGACCTGGATCTGACGATTCACGAGAATGAATTTGTGACACTTTTGGGGCCGTCAGGTTGTGGCAAGACCACGATCCTGCGCATGATTGGTGGTTTTGAGACGCCGGATAGCGGTAAGATCTGGTTTGACGGTCAGGATATCACCAACCTCCAGCCGGAGAAGCGGCAGGTCAATACGGTGTTTCAGAAGTATTCCCTGTTCTCTCATATGGACGTGGCGGAAAATATTGCCTTCGGCTTGAAACTCAAGGGGAAAAGCGCAAGTTACATTCGCGATAAGATAAAGTATGCCCTGAAGTTGGTGAATCTGGACGGTTATGAACACGCCCGTGTCACCCAAATGTCCGGCGGCCAGCAGCAGCGTATTGCCATTGCCCGGGCAATTGTCAATGAGCCGAAAGTCCTGCTCTTGGATGAGCCGTTATCGGCCTTGGATTTGAAGCTGCGGCAGAATATGCAGCGGGAACTGGTCAAGATCAAACGGGAACTGGGCATCACCTTTGTGTTTGTCACCCATGACCAGGAAGAAGCCCTGTCCATGTCGGACACGGTAGTGGTTATGAACCAGGGCTGGATTCAGCAGATTGGTACGCCAGAGAACGTGTACAATGAGCCGGAGAATGCCTTTGTGGCGGATTTCATCGGTGACAGCAATATCATCGATGGCATTATGGTGCGGGACAAATTGGTGCATTTGCTGGGCAAGGATATTCCCTGCATCAACACGGGCTTTGGTGAAAATGTTCCCGTGGACGTGCAGATCCGTCCGGAGGATATCCAGATCTGCGCCCCGGCAGACGGCCAGTTCACCGGCATTATCAAACAGGTGATCTTTAAAGGGACGGTTTACGATATCACCATTGAAGCCGGCGGTTTTGAATGGCTGGTGCAGACCATCACGGGGCATGAACAGGGCAAGGAAGTCGGCATCAGATTGGCGGCCTCCAATATCCAGATCATGGCCAAGCCTGCATCGGAAGATGAGGAGGCCGTGAGCGATGAATAA
- a CDS encoding ABC transporter permease codes for MNKRLSTQRFLALPFGLWSVLFIVLPLFFVLWNGLKTEAGGFTLEHLQTVLQWEYLKALGLSVELALISTFVCLVLAYPLCLILRERKESRGLLVFVLFLLPLWMNSLLTTMAWQTILEKHGILNMFLQSIGLGEVHIINTPLAIIIGMVYNFLPYMVLPLYVAINRIDASIIEAARDLGANHYQTLRRVLLPLSMPGIVSGSTMVFIPALTTFVISALLGGNKVLLVGNIIEQEFTAAYDWQLGSALSMVLMVFIILNILLEAFTDNGEQAKKGARP; via the coding sequence ATGAATAAGCGCCTGTCTACCCAACGCTTCCTGGCCCTGCCCTTTGGCTTGTGGTCCGTTCTGTTTATCGTCCTGCCCTTGTTCTTCGTCCTTTGGAATGGATTGAAGACCGAGGCTGGCGGCTTTACACTGGAACATCTGCAGACAGTTCTGCAATGGGAATATCTGAAAGCTTTGGGGCTTTCAGTGGAGCTGGCTTTGATCAGCACCTTTGTCTGTCTGGTATTGGCCTATCCCTTGTGCCTGATCCTGCGGGAGCGCAAGGAAAGCCGGGGACTGCTGGTCTTTGTGCTGTTCCTGCTGCCTCTCTGGATGAATTCCCTGCTGACCACCATGGCCTGGCAGACTATCCTGGAAAAGCATGGTATCCTCAATATGTTCCTGCAGTCAATCGGGCTGGGCGAGGTGCATATCATCAACACGCCGCTGGCCATCATCATCGGCATGGTGTATAATTTTCTGCCCTATATGGTGCTGCCTCTCTATGTGGCCATCAATCGCATTGACGCCAGCATTATCGAAGCGGCTCGGGACTTAGGGGCCAATCATTATCAGACCTTGCGCCGCGTATTGCTGCCATTATCCATGCCCGGAATCGTCAGCGGTTCCACCATGGTTTTCATCCCTGCGCTGACCACTTTCGTGATCAGTGCTCTGCTGGGGGGCAACAAGGTCCTGCTCGTAGGCAATATAATCGAACAGGAATTCACGGCGGCTTACGACTGGCAGCTGGGAAGTGCCCTGTCCATGGTACTTATGGTCTTTATCATCCTGAATATCCTGCTGGAAGCTTTCACCGATAACGGTGAGCAGGCGAAGAAGGGGGCAAGGCCATAA